Proteins from a genomic interval of Phyllopteryx taeniolatus isolate TA_2022b chromosome 3, UOR_Ptae_1.2, whole genome shotgun sequence:
- the nkx2.7 gene encoding NK2 transcription factor related 7: MQSEGDTKGGRSSRRPRVLFSRAQVSELERRFRRQRYLSAAEREQLALVIKLTSTQVKIWFQNRRYKCKRQSQDRNLELAPKRVPVPVLVRNGRPCGATSLFLPAHDATLGHYNNMVGYGNSGVYGWSYHSVSADVKNREGGFMCALEALRGC, from the coding sequence ATGCAGAGCGAAGGAGATACCAAAGGAGGTCGGTCCTCTCGCAGGCCACGCGTGCTCTTCTCCCGGGCTCAGGTGAGCGAGCTGGAGCGTCGCTTCCGCCGGCAGCGGTACCTGTCGGCGGCGGAAAGGGAGCAGCTGGCTCTTGTCATCAAGCTCACTTCCACCCAGGTCAAGAtctggttccagaaccgcaGGTACAAGTGCAAGCGCCAAAGTCAGGACAGGAATCTGGAGCTGGCACCCAAGAGGGTGCCCGTGCCGGTACTGGTCCGCAACGGGAGGCCGTGCGGGGCAACGTCGCTTTTCCTGCCTGCTCACGATGCAACTTTGGGCCATTATAACAACATGGTTGGATATGGGAACAGTGGAGTGTATGGTTGGAGTTATCACAGTGTGTCTGCTGATGTCAAAAACAGAGAGGGGGGCTTCATGTGTGCACTGGAGGCTCTCAGAGGCTGCTGA